The following are from one region of the Nicotiana tabacum cultivar K326 chromosome 3, ASM71507v2, whole genome shotgun sequence genome:
- the LOC107807472 gene encoding putative pectate lyase 16 — translation MAKSSSFQLISWLVICSVSTIVLASKSSHEHETKAVDDYLPSYYPQPHKNLLNVIDSCWRLNDDWASNRKALSDCAIGFGSNAIGGKYGDIYVVTDPSDDPVNPEPGTLRYGVIQSEPLWIIFKKDMVLTLKNELMVNSHKTIDGRGAKIEISNGPCITLDYVTNVIIHGISIHDCKPSKKGMVRSSPEHVGERLGSDGDAISVFGSSNVWIDHCYLARATDGLLDVTHASTAVTISNNYFTEHDKVMLLGHNDEYTADRSMKVTVVFNHFGRELVQRMPRVRFGYAHVANNYYDQWLMYAIGGSADPTIFSEGNYFIAPDSYDKEVTKRETHEGGWKSWKWRSSKDVFVNGAYFNPSGYGSIAPKYTRGQSFIVAQGSLTPSLTSDAGPLQCVVSEPC, via the exons ATGGCAAAATCAAGTTCCTTTCAACTAATTTCATGGCTTGTAATATGTTCAGTTTCTACCATAGTATTAGCTAGTAAATCAAGTCATGAACATGAAACTAAAGCTGTAGATGATTATCTTCCAAGTTATTATCCTCAGCCTCACAAAAACCTCCTAAATGTCATTGATTCGTGTTGGAGATTGAACGACGATTGGGCGTCCAATCGCAAGGCTTTATCAGATTGTGCAATAGGGTTTGGAAGTAATGCTATAGGAGGTAAATATGGTGACATTTACGTGGTCACTGACCCTTCTGATGATCCTGTAAATCCTGAACCAGGCACTCTTAGGTATGGCGTTATTCAGTCCGAGCCACTTTGGATCATTTTCAAAAAGGACATGGTACTTACACTTAAGAATGAACTTATGGTCAATAGTCACAAGACTATAGATGGCAGAGGTGCCAAAATTGAGATTTCTAATGGTCCATGCATAACATTGGACTATGTTACAAATGTTATTATTCATGGGATTAGTATCCATGATTGTAAGCCTAGTAAAAAAGGGATGGTTCGTAGTAGTCCTGAACATGTTGGTGAAAGATTGGGCTCTGATGGTGATGCCATAAGTGTGTTTGGATCGTCTAATGTTTGGATTGATCATTGTTATCTTGCTCGCGCAACGGATGGCCTACTCGATGTTACTCATGCTTCAACTGCAGTAACTATCTCCAACAATTACTTCACTGAGCATGACAAA GTTATGTTGTTGGGGCACAATGATGAATATACTGCAGACAGAAGCATGAAAGTCACGGTAGTTTTCAACCATTTTGGCCGTGAACTAGTTCAAAGAATGCCAAG GGTTAGATTTGGTTATGCTCATGTGGCCAataattattatgatcaatgGTTAATGTATGCCATTGGTGGGAGTGCAGATCCAACAATATTCAGTGAGGGAAATTATTTCATTGCTCCAGACTCATACGACAAAGAG GTCACCAAGAGGGAAACTCATGAAGGGGGATGGAAGAGTTGGAAATGGAGGTCCTCAAAAGATGTGTTTGTGAATGGAGCATATTTTAATCCATCTGGATATGGAAGTATTGCTCCAAAATACACAAGAGGACAATCGTTTATCGTTGCTCAAGGATCGTTAACTCCCTCTTTAACTTCTGATGCTGGTCCTCTTCAATGTGTTGTCAGTGAACCTTGCTAA